TCGGCGTCCACCATCAGCACCGCCACCTCCCGATGCAGCGCCAGCATGTGCTCCAGCACCCGCGGCAGGATGTCGTCCAGGTGGCGGCGGTTGAACAGGCCGGTCAATGGATCGCGCAGCGCCTGCTCCCGCAGCCCTTGTTGCAGCTGTTCGATCTCGTCCAGATGGCGGCGCAGCGTGGCGTTGGCGTCATGCAGGCTTTGCTCCAGCCGCTTGCGCTCGCTGATGTCGTTGACGCCGTTGATCACATACCAGGTCTGCTCGCTTTTCACCATCTCGCAGGAGATCAACGCCCAGAATTGGCGGCCGCGCGCGTCGCGCAGCTTCACCTCCCGGTCTCGCACCAGCCCGTTGTCGCGCAGGGCGCGCGATACCCGGTCGCGCTCGGCCGGATCGACGTAGAAATCCTGCACCCGCAGCGGCCGCGCCGGATGCAGCTTGGCGCCGAACAATTCCTCGGCGCGGACATTGGCGTAAATCAGCTCCCCGTCCGCCAGCCGGTTCATCGCCAGCGGAAACGGCGCCGCGTCCGCCATCAGCCGCAGCCTCGCCTCGCTCTCCGCCAACTGGCGGGTGCGCTCGCCCACCTTGGCCTCCAGCGATTGCTTGGCCTGCAGCAGGCTGCGCTCCGCGTCGCGGCGCTCGGCCAGCAAGGCGCCAAACACCAGCAACGTCGCCGATTGAACGATGGCCAACACCGCGACGTTGAGCAGCGCGTGGTCGGCATCGTCCACCGCCAGCGCGCCATGGCCCAGGCGGACGCCGGCCAGCGCCGCGCCGACGATGGCCAGGGACAGACCGTGCGCCAGCGACAACCGGTCGCGGAACACCAGCCACAGCAACGGCAGGATCAGCAAATACGGCAGGATGGCGTGATAGCCGCCGCGCCCCTCTACGCCGCACCCCAGCAGCAAGGCCAGTCCCAGCGTCGCCGCGGCCAACATGGCCTCGGCGCGGCCGCCCGGGCCCTCGGCCCGGCCCAGTCGCAACAGACAGGGCGTCAAGGCCATCACCGCCGCTAGGTTGCCCATCCAGGCCTGGTAGGCATCGGCGAGCAAGGCCGCCGGATGCGCGCCTTGCTCCGGCAGCAATGCGAACGAACGGCCCAGCCCCGCCAGCGCGCTGGCAAGCAGCCCGGGGCCGAGCAGAAAAGCCAGCGCGCCGGAGACGCGTTGAAATATCGGCGGCCGTTTGCGGGCGGCCTGCGCGCCCAGCACCGCCGCCGCCGCGCCGCTGGCCGCCAACAGCAGGATATCGGCCCAGCCCAGGCCCGTTTCCCGCCAAGCCAGCCACGCCATGGCCAGCGCCGCGCCCGGCCACAGCCGCGCGCCGCCACGCAGCAGCAACGCCAGCGCGAAAGGCAGCCCCAGCTGCTGCAAGCCGGCTTGCCCAGCCGGCAGACTCCACCCCAGCAGCCAGCCCGCCCCGCCGCAGGCCGCCGCCGCGGCAAACTGTCCGCCAGCGTGCCGAGCCCACTGGCGCCAGCGCGGCCCATCAGACTGCGTAGCGTTTTCCATCGCGGCATCTATCCCAGCGCATTGAATATGCATATCAGATTAGACTGATCTTGCTTGCAAATCCATGGAATAAACGTAGCTTCTCAGGCTCAATCTTTCGTCCCGCCCAGCTACTCCATCATCCGCGACCTCGCCCGCTCCAGCGCCTGCTCCGGCGCGGCGTCCTCAGCCAGAGCCACAGCGACGCCGGCGCTCAAGCCGACATGGAGGCCGGGCGGCATGCCGGCATCGATAAGGCCCGCCTCC
This genomic window from Chromobacterium phragmitis contains:
- a CDS encoding sensor domain-containing diguanylate cyclase, whose product is MENATQSDGPRWRQWARHAGGQFAAAAACGGAGWLLGWSLPAGQAGLQQLGLPFALALLLRGGARLWPGAALAMAWLAWRETGLGWADILLLAASGAAAAVLGAQAARKRPPIFQRVSGALAFLLGPGLLASALAGLGRSFALLPEQGAHPAALLADAYQAWMGNLAAVMALTPCLLRLGRAEGPGGRAEAMLAAATLGLALLLGCGVEGRGGYHAILPYLLILPLLWLVFRDRLSLAHGLSLAIVGAALAGVRLGHGALAVDDADHALLNVAVLAIVQSATLLVFGALLAERRDAERSLLQAKQSLEAKVGERTRQLAESEARLRLMADAAPFPLAMNRLADGELIYANVRAEELFGAKLHPARPLRVQDFYVDPAERDRVSRALRDNGLVRDREVKLRDARGRQFWALISCEMVKSEQTWYVINGVNDISERKRLEQSLHDANATLRRHLDEIEQLQQGLREQALRDPLTGLFNRRHLDDILPRVLEHMLALHREVAVLMVDADHFKRVNDSYGHRCGDAVLTALGACLSDHFRSGDIVCRYGGEEFFVLLPGATLEAAYAKAEGLRRMVSSQPVAAMGHSLTVTLSIGLALCPLHGEDAESVVRAADEALYQAKRQGRDRVCVAERLQPLLS